In the genome of Salvelinus sp. IW2-2015 unplaced genomic scaffold, ASM291031v2 Un_scaffold9426, whole genome shotgun sequence, the window GCCCCCCAGCATGCTTCCCTCCTGCCCCAGAGGAGTATTCATGGTCGGTCTGACCTGGCTCGGAGTCCCGGCCCGCGTCTGGTTCTGGAGTACTGCTGTCCCTGCTCAGCTTCCTCActggctcctcctcttcctcctcctccctcacggcAGCAGGAGGCTTCTTTTTTGTGCTCTTCTGCTTTTTCTTGGTCTTCTGCTGCTCCTTCTGGGAGAAACAAATATTAACACAGAAATGTCCCTCTAGTTGTCTCTCCTCAGGGTTATGTCCCTCTAGTTGTCTCTCCTCAGGGTTATGTCCCTCTAGTTGTCTCTCCTCAGGGTTATGTCCTCTAGTTGTTCTCTCCTCAGGTTATGTCCCTCTAGTTGTCTCTCCTCAGGGTTATGTCACTCTAGTTGTCTCTCTCAGGGTTATGTCACTCTAGTTGTCTCTCCTCAGGGTTATGTCACTCTAGTTGTCTCTCCTCAGGGTTATGTCCTCTAGTTGTCTCTCCCAGTTATGTTCCTCTAGTTGTCTCTCCTCAGGGTTATGTTCCTCTAGTTGTCTCTCCTCAGGGTTATGTTCCTCTAATTGTCTCTCCTCAGGGTTATGTCCCTCTagtgtctctcctcagggttaTGTCCCTCTAG includes:
- the LOC112079769 gene encoding lysine-specific demethylase phf2-like — encoded protein: RQLEGHNPEERQLEGHNPEERQLEGHFCVNICFSQKEQQKTKKKQKSTKKKPPAAVREEEEEEEPVRKLSRDSSTPEPDAGRDSEPGQTDHEYSSGAGGKHAGGPQPMAPGVFLTQRRPSTFSSSHNNNNNNTAKGERGAGAGGAGGGAGGAGGAGKGDAKGEAKRLKKGMATAKQRLGKILKIHRNGKLLL